GCACCACAGCCCACGCTCTCCACCCCCTCGCTCACCTGCGTGAAGGGCACAGCCCTGCACATCTCCCGGGCCACTTCCTGCGGGTCCAGCGGCAGAGACAGGGCGGTGGCCACCTGCTGCCCAGGCTGCCGCGCGCGGGGCCCCAGGCGCCCGGCTTTCTGCAGGCCCAGGAAGGCCTTCCAGCTGCCGAGGGCGGATGACGGCCCCGGGGAGGCCGCGGCCCCGAGGCCCTGAGCCCATGTGTGATTGGAGGTggtggggggctggggtgggggcctcCCCGAGCCCGTGAGCAGCTGGGCCCCGCCGAGCAGGCTCAGGAGAGCGGTCAGCTGGCCGAGGAGCATCTGTCTGTCCGTCTCTCCTTGGGTCTGGGACTGGGCTCAGGATCCTGGGCAGTCGACCCTGCTGTCTGGCCAGTGGAGTCTGGCCCCCAGACGTGCTTTTATGGCTGGTCCCACCTGGGCGGCCTGGGAGGCATGTCTGCAAACCCACAGCAGGGAGGAGAGTAAACCCAGACCTGCTGCTGCGTTCCCAGCCCGCCCCAGCCGGTGGGGCCTcggggctgggcctgtggccgGCCGTGGGGGCTGTGGGACCAGGGAAGGTAGGTCTAGAGACGGGCTGGGGCACAGCGCCTGAGGCCCTAAGGGCCCATTCAGCCGTTGAGCAAAATCAGACTTTGCGGTTTAGGCCTCTCTGGTTTCAATCTCAGCATCACAGCTTCCTGGCTGTGGGACCTCAGTCAAGTGTCTTAACCACTCtgggcctcctcttcctcttctgtaataCGGGGATAATGCCAGTCCCAACCTGGTAGGGTTGTTCCGAGGACTGGAGGAGAGAATTGACGTAAGGAGCTCAAAATAGAGGCTGGTCCACAGTAGCAGAATGAGTAAGCTATGAGTAACGTTCGAgctgttgttttttctttagcACCTATTAGACGCTGCCCAGGATTCTGAGCCCTGGGGACACCAGGGGACAAAACGGAAGCAGATTTACACTGTTTACAGAAAACAGACAGGACAAGATAAATAAGATGACTTCAGGGTCTTTAAGTGTCAAGAAGATATTAAAATGGGATGTGACTCAGAGAGGTCAGGGCGGGCGCTTCTGCCCcgggggtggtcagggaaggcctccccgAGGAGGTGACGTTTTTGCAGAGCCGGGAGGTTGGGGGGCGGTGGGAAGAgcctggtggggggtgggggcggagtacgggaagcacagagagggcGGTCCCGGTGTCCCCGCTTGGCCGGGCCCCCCGCGGCCCATCTCGCACGCAGGTGCCGAGCGGCGGGCGCGGCCGTGAGAAGCGCCCCGGCGGGTCCTTCCCGCGCCCCCGGAGGCCGCGGCGATGGGGCGCGCTCGCCCTCTGGCGGCCACTCTCGGGGCTGCAGGCGGCCGTGCCGGGGGCACCTGTCGCCCTCAcgacctccccccaccccgcccgaGGGGCGCGGGCGGCTCCCGCATCCAAGCCCCTGAGCGccccctcaccctccctcccGCTGTCCTCTGCACCCAGCTGATGGCAGCTCCGTCCCGCCAGGTCCTGAGGCCCCAAACTTCGCAGCATCCTTGACCCCGCCCTTTCTCTGACCCCACCCCCTGATATGACAGCAAGTCCCCTCAGCTTCTGAATCTCCCCAGAATGCGCCCACTCCTCACTCGCTCCTCGTCCCCCACCTGGGGACACGGCCCCCATTATCTCCCACCTGGCCCAGTACAGGCCCTCCACCCGGGTCCCCCAGCTCCCGCCTCCTCCCCCCAAAGTCTGTTCCCCGCACAGCCAGCGGGCGCCTGTGACCCCCTGGGTCCGGCCGTCCCTCCTGCGCTCAGAGCCCCCCAGGGCTGCACCTCCCCGGGGGACAGCCCGAGTCCGCACTGCAGCCCGCGGGGCCTCGCCCTGCCCACTCCCGTCGCCTCCCCACCCTCGTCTCCcccgtctctctccctccagACTCACCAGGCTTAATGCCATCCTGCTACTCAGCTGCACAGGGCTGGGACGCGCCCTCAGTTTCCACATGGAAAGTTATCCAAGAAAAATGAGGCTTGAAAAAATTCAGAACGGGGTGTCTATTATGAGCTGACCTTTTGCGGGGTAAGCATTCACAGCTACAGGTTACTTTGTGTGCGAGCAGCAGGATTTTCTTGTTGGGGAGGATGGAAATAGGAGACGAAATGGGGGGAGGCTTCACTTTAGAGTTTAAAGATTGCtttgatcaagaaaaaagaaaagaaaaacaatgaaaatattgtATATCCTTGTTCTTACCTTTGCTTTTTAAGGGAATGATTTCAGGTGTTCAAGTAAGTATAGATAAAAATATGACAAACACCTCTGTACTCATTAccccaatgaagaaatcaaagattaCAGATGCGTCAGAAACTGGCTCTGTACTTGTCCCTAATCCCTGAATTGGCCAGTTACAATCTCCATgcctgggccggcccggtggtacagcggttaagcacgcacgttctgcttctcggtggcccggggtgcgccggttcggatccagggtgcggacatggcaccacttggcaagccatgctgtggtgggcgtcccacgtagaaagtagaggaagatgggcatggacgttagctcagggccagccttcctcagcaaaaagaggaggattagcaacagttAGCCACTCTTCctcgggggaaaaaaaacaaaacaaacaaacaaaaaaccatgcCTCTATATGTAGCAAAACTACATATGTATCCATTCAGAAAAGATACATAAAATTGTTTCATTGTAAACTTAGTGATACATGGTATCATAATGTATACATCCTTTTAACTTTCATCTGTCCTTCATGTCCCTTCGTTTTCACTCCTGAAGAGTATTTCACTGCACATGTATACCCcaaatttatttctccatcatccAATTTTGAACTATCACAGTACTGCAAAGAACGTTCTGCAACATGACTCTTTTGCCCTTGGCTTTTtgtgcttcctctctctgggagTTTGCTCTGTATCAGTGGTTCTCATTCCTGGCTGCACCTTAGAGTCACTTCTAATTGGGTAATGGATGCCCAGACCCTGCTCCAGGTCAATTACACTGAAATCTCTGGGGATGAGACCCAAGCATTggtgtttttttgctgaggaagactggccctgagctaacatccgtgcctgtcttcctctactttatacatgggacgcctaccacagcatggcttgccaagcggtgccatgtccacgcccggcatccgaaccagtgaaccccgggccaccaaagcagaacatgcgcacttaaccgcagcaccaccgggccagcccccagtaagtgtttaaagcagatgtacaatgcgtgctcaacaggctgcatcaggcccttttggaaaaacaaggtgaGATTGAGTTGGTTTTaagccaaatggcttcctcatatcctccaacatatcctattgcttgtcatttatctATCACTgctaatacaaaaaaaaaaatccctatgaTGGAATATCATTCAACTGTAAAAAGGAACGAAGTGCTGTATTAATTGTGAGGGCCTCCATAACAAAGTCATACAGACGGTGGTTTATATGACAGAAATTTGCACAGCCCTGGCCAGCGGCTGAAGCTCAGCCGGGTGGGTCTGACAGGAGAGGACCTACTCTCACTTCGAGGCTGATGTTTCTTAGGGAGGTTCCCAGACGCCCTGGTCTGGTAGGAAACTGCGGCTCAGAAGTCTCGCACCTGACTGTGCATCAGCCTGATTCTCAgcactttcttcctctttcctccgtTATAATTCTGGGTGTGTCTCACCTACAAGACTGGGTGCTGTTCCACTTCAGGGACCATCTCTACTTCACTTCCTATCTCTTCGAAGGTCCAAGGAGCAAACCAGGTGGCCAGTGAGTTAAACATCATGACAATGACAAGAAAGAGCCCACCATGTAAAGATCCTGGGGAGAAAGTTCTAGACATGGTAacagcaaaggccctgaggccaagGCATATCAGGGACCACATGGCCCCTTCTGCCTCCTAAGGGTTCTTCCTGCTTCTCCATGCTGACCCATTCAATGTCTTTCCCATTCAGCAGCCAGAGGAGCATCATCAATCACATCcaccactcctctgctcaaagacttcccatggctccccattgccttgGAAGAAACCTGGAACTCCCCATTGTGGCCTCTAAAGCCTGCATGGCTGGCCCCTGTCTAACGCTCTTCACTTCACCTCCTCCCTCAATCCTCTTTGTTCACTGGACCTCAGCCACACATGGGGACGTGGACAGAGAGCCCACGGCAGCAGCATTTCTGCAACCGAGAAAAACTGGACACAAATGTGTATCG
The Equus caballus isolate H_3958 breed thoroughbred chromosome 7, TB-T2T, whole genome shotgun sequence genome window above contains:
- the DAND5 gene encoding DAN domain family member 5, with amino-acid sequence MLLGQLTALLSLLGGAQLLTGSGRPPPQPPTTSNHTWAQGLGAAASPGPSSALGSWKAFLGLQKAGRLGPRARQPGQQVATALSLPLDPQEVAREMCRAVPFTQVLSRPGCIAVRLRNHLCFGHCSSVYVPGSGPTPRVLCNSCVPAHRRRVPVALWCSAGRPASQRRVMTSTVLVKGCQCSPRV